CCGGAAACGAGGGCGGCGGCGGCGACGCCACCGAGTCCCCGACCGTGGTGGCGGGGCACAAGGGTCCGGACACGACGAAGACGATCGAGACGGAGAAGTGCACGGAGCCGCAGGAGTCGTACGACGACCCCGACAAGATCCAGGTCCCTGACTTCACGTACAAGTACATCAAGTCGGTCAAGTCCTGCTTCCAGGCCGCCGGCTGGCAGATGGACATCACGAACGTCGACGAGAACACGTACGGCGAGGGCACGGTCATGGACCAGTTCCCCGCCGCCGGAACGGACGTCGACCCGAAGGACATGCCCGAGATAGAGCTGAAGGTCTCGACGGGCGACCCTGCCTGAGCCGTGGGCATTCCCGGCGGGGGCCCGCGGCCGTTCCTGGCAGGGGCCCGCAGCCGTTCCTGGCAGGGGTCCGTGGCATTCCCGGCATGGGTCCGTTGCATTCCCGGCATGGGAACGGGCCCGGCACATGAGTGCCGGGCCCGTTTCGTTCGGGATGCCCCTGGGGTGATCCAAGGGGCTACAGGTACGGCCCGCCAGAGCGGCCCGCGGTGCGGTGATCTTCGTCACCGTCAATGCCGCCGACACCCGGCGGGAGGGCTCGGCGCATCTGCTCCAGCTGGGCCCTGGCCGCCATCTGCTGGGCGAACAGGGTCGTCTGGATCCCGTGGAACAGCCCCTCGAGCCAGCCCACCAACTGGGCCTGCGCGATCCGCAGTTCGGCGTCGCTGGGTGTCGCCTCGTCCGTGAAGGGCAGAGAGAGCCGCTCCAGTTCCTCGACGAGCTCGGGCGCCAGGCCGTCCTCCAGTTCCTTCACGGAGCTCGCGTGGATCTCCTTGAGCCGGACCCGGCTGGCCTCGTCCAGAGGTGCGGCGCGCACCTCCTCGAGCAGCTGCTTGATCATGCTGCCGATGCGCATCACCTTGGCGGGCTGTTCCACCATCTCCGTCACCGGGACCTCGCGGGAGTCCTCGTCTCCGGTGCCGCCGAGAGCCATTCCGTCCTGGCCTACGACCAGGATCTGTGGGTTCTCCGGCGACCTTTCGTTCCTCGGCATCTCCATGCCGCCATTCTCTCGCACGCCTGCACCCCACCTGGGTGGTGCCCCCACTGAGCGGTGATCCACCGCGTACGCGGGCGCGTTCGCGCCCTTGCCCGGAGCGCCCGTCACCTTCCGTCGGGATACGGCGAGCTCACTCTCCGTCGAGATGCCGTGAGCACGGCGTCATGTGAGGCTGGTTCCGTCGATCTCGGCAACCCGGTCTTGGCCCACCAGCAACGGGAGGGGGTCACCGGCGTGACTCCATGGCTCCGCACGCTGCGCGTGGCCGGACCTCTGGCGCTCCTGATAGCCACCGGCCACCCTCCCTCGTACGCCGTTGGGCACGTCTCGTACGCCCCCGGGAGCGCCCCGTACGCCGCCGAGCCCACCCCCTCCGCCACCCACTCCGCCGACGCCTCCCGCGCGGGGAGCCTCGCGGGCGAGGGACGCGCGCGGCCGGGACGCCTGGACCCCGTGGCACCGGAGGACCTGGCACCGGAAGACCCGGACGGCTCGGACACCGGGGACGGGGAGCCGAGGGGCACCGGCCGCGAACCCGCCGTCCCGGAGCGGCCGGAGGAGAGCGCCGCCCCCAACCCGTCGCACAACGCGGGACACCCCGCCCAGCAGAACGTGGTCAGTCCGGAGCAATCCCCTGAACCGGTTCTCCGGATATTGCCCCTCGGTAGTGGGCTGATCCTGATGGGCCTGGGTCTGGGGCTGGCCTTCGTCGCCCTGCGCGTACGGCGCCACTGAGAGACACGACGCTCCCAGCGGCGCTCGCCGCGAGCAGAGCTCGGCGCTTGCCCGGAATCGGCGCTAGGGAGTGACGAGCAGCACCTTGCCGATGTGGCCGCTCTCCTCCAGCACCTGGTGTGCCGCCGCCGCGTCGCTCATCGGCAGCTCGCGGTCCACGACCGGCCGTACGTGACCGGAGTCGATCAGCGGCCACACGTGCTCGCGTACGGCCGCGACGATCGCCGCCTTCTCGCCGAGCGGGCGGGCCCGCAGCGAGGTCGCGCTGATGGCGGCGCGCTTGTTGAGGAGGGCGGCGATGTTCAGCTCACCCTTGATTCCACCCTGCATACCAATGATCGCGAGCCGCCCGTTGACGGCGAGGGCCTGTACGTTCCGGTCCAGGTACTTGGCGCCCATGTTGTCGAGGATGACGTCGGCCCCGTGACCGTCCGTGGCCCGCTTGATCTCCTCGACGAAGTCCTGTTCGCGGTAGTTGATCAGGATGTCCGCGCCCAGCTCGGCGCAGAAGTCGAGCTTCTCCTTGGTGCCCGCCGTGACCGCGACCTTCGCGCCGACGGCCTTCGCCAGTTGGATCGCCATGGTGCCGATGCCGCTGGATCCGCCGTGCACGAGCAGGGTCTCGCCGGGGCGCAGATGGGACACCATGAAGACGTTCGACCAGACGGTGCAGGTCACCTCGGGCAGCGCGGCCGCCTGACGGAGGTCCAGGCCCGCGGGCACGGGCAGCAGCTGCCCGGCCGGAACGGCGACCTTCTCGGCGTACCCACCGCCCGCGAGCAGCGCGCACACCTCGTCGCCGACCGCCCAGCCGGAGACACCGGGGCCGAGCGCGACGATGCGCCCCGAGCATTCGAGGCCGGGGTACGGGGACGCGCCGGGCGGCGGGTTGTAGAAGCCCTGCCGCTGCAGCAGATCGGCGCGGTTGACGGCACTGGCCACCACCTCGACCAGCACTTCGCCCTCGGCGGGCACGGGATCCGGGACCTCGCTCCACACCAGCGCCTCGGGCCCACCAGGTTCGGGAATCGTGATCGCATGCATGAGGGGGACGCTACTCCTCGGTCTCCGGTCCCATGCGCCTACGACCTTGGACGGGTCCCCGGGAAAACCTGTGCGCCACCGATGAATTTGCGCAACGGTAAAGGTCTCCTCATGCGTAGCCCCCGTACGTGGAAGGAAACCACCATGAGCCAGCAGACCTCCGGCCTGGCCATCGAGACCGCGGGCCTGGTGAAGACGTTCGGCGACACCAGGGCCGTGGACGGCGTCGACCTCGCCGTCCCCGCCGGCACGGTCTACGGCGTCCTCGGTCCGAACGGCGCCGGAAAAACCACCACCGTCAGGATGCTCGCCACCCTGCTGCGGCCCGACGGCGGCCAGGCCCACGTCTTCGGGCACGATGTCGTACGCGAGGCCGACGAGGTGCGCTACCGGGTGAGCCTCACCGGCCAGTACGCGTCCGTGGACGAGGACCTCACCGGCTTCGAGAACCTGGTCCTGCTCGGCCGGCTCCTCGGGCACCACAAGAAGGCCGCGCGGGAGCGGGCCGCGCAGCTCCTGGAGGCCTTCGGGCTGACGGACGCGGCCGACAAGCAGGTCAAGAACTACTCGGGCGGCATGCGACGCCGCATCGACATCTCCGCGTCCATCCTCAACACCCCCCAGCTGCTGTTCCTCGACGAGCCGACGACCGGGCTCGATCCGCGCAGCCGCAACCAGGTCTGGGACATCGTGCGCGCGGTGGTCGCCCAGGGCACGACCGTGCTGCTGACCACGCAGTACCTGGACGAGGCCGACCAGCTGGCCTCCCGGATCGCCGTCATCGACAAGGGCAAGGTGATCGCGGAAGGCACCAAGGGCGAACTGAAGGCGTCCGTCGGCGCCGGATCCGTACACCTGCGCCTGCGCGATCCCGCACAGCGTCCGCAGGCCGAGGAGGTGCTGCGGCTGGCCCTGGACGCGGACGTTCAGCTGGAGCCGGATCCGGTGGCGCTGACCGCACGCGTCGGCGCGGGGACCGTCAATGGGCAGGGGGCTGCCGAGAAGGCGGCCCGCGCACTCGCCGAGCTGGCCCGCGGCGGCATCACCGTCGACAACTTCTCACTGGGCCAGCCCAGTCTGGACGAGGTCTTCCTCGCCCTCACCGGCCATGACACAGGGGTCCACGACGATCCGAAGGCCGACGGCCTCAAGGCTCACGACGACGCGAAGGACGGGGCAGCCGCATGAGCACCGCGACCACCACCGAGACCAAGGAACTCGCCCCCGTCAGCGCCGACTCGCTCGCCGCGCTGCTCATCGCCGGGGAGCGGCCGCCGCGGCCCAGTGCCCTGTCGGCCTCCCTCACCTTCGGCTGGCGCGCGATCCTCAAGATCAAGCACGTGCCGGAGCAGCTCTTCGACGTCACCGCTTTCCCGATCATGATGGTGCTGATGTACACGTACCTGTTCGGGGGCGCCCTGGCCGGCTCCCCGGAGAAGTACATCCAGTTCCTGCTGCCGGGCATCCTGGTGATGTCGGTCGTGATGATCACGATGTACACCGGGGTCTCGGTCAACACGGACATCGAGAAGGGCGTCTTCGACCGGTTCCGCACCCTGCCCATCTGGCGGCCCTCGACGATGGTCGGCTATCTGCTCGGCGACGCCCTGCGCTACACCATCGCGTCCGTCGTGATGCTCACCGTCGGCATGATCCTCGGCTATCGCCCGGACGGCGGGTTCGGCGGCGTGGTCGCGGGGATCGCGCTGCTGGTCGCCTTCTCGTTCGCGTTCTCGTGGATCTGGACGATGTTCGGGCTGATGCTGCGCACCGAGAAGTCGGTGATGGGCGTCAGCATGATGGTGATCTTCCCGCTGACCTTCCTGTCGAACGTCTTCGTCGACCCGAGCACCATGCCGGGCTGGCTCCAGGCCTTCGTCAACAACAGCCCCATCACTCACCTGTCCTCGGCCGTGCGCGGGCTGATGGCGGGCAGCTGGCCGGCCGACGAGATCGCCTGGTCGCTGGGCTGGGCCGGCCTGTTCGTGCTGGTCTTCGGGCCGATCACGATGCGGCTGTACAACCGCAAGTAGCTCAGCCTGGCTGCCCGGTCATCATCGTGCTGTTGACCAGTCATGTGCTGTTCGCCAGTGCTGAACCGCTCGCCGGTGCTGTGCCGTTGGCCAGCCCTGCGGTGCTGGCCAGTCCTGCGGTGCTGGCCAGTCCTGTTGCTCAATCCTGGCGCAAGGGCCGGACGTCGGGCGCCACGTGCGCGCTCGGCGTCGCCCGTACGATCGTGATCAGCCGGTCCGTCAACTCGAGTGTCCCGACGGCCGGATCGTCGTAGCCGAGCACCCGGTGCCCGCGTACGACGCTGATGACCAGGTCGTCGGTCTCGCGCGGTGTCTTGCCCACCTCGGCCTTGATGACCGGCCGTTCGGCGATGTCGAGCCCGCTGCCCTGCTGGATGAGGTTCTCCATGACCATCCCCGCGGCGGGGCTGAGCACCGAGAGGCCGAGCAGTCGCCCGGCCGCGCTGGAGCTGGTGATGACGGCGTCGGCGCCGGACTGCTGCAGCAGCGGGGCGTTCTCCTCCTCCCGTACGGCGGCGACGATCTTCGCCGCACGGTTGAGCTGCCGGGCGGTCAGCGTGACCAGCACGGCGGTGTCGTCGCGCTGTGTGGCGATGATGATCTGCCGTGCCCTGCCCACCTCCGCGCGCACCAGCACATCGCTGCGCGTCCCGTCCCCGACGACCCCCGCATACCCCTCGGCCGTCGCCGCGTCGACGACCTTGGAACTGGGGTCGACGATCACGACCTGGTCCTTCTTCAGCCCGGCCCCGCAGACGGTCTCGATCGCCGACCGCCCCTTGGTCCCGAACCCCACGACAACGGTGTGATCTCTCAAGGCCGCCCTCCAGCGGTTGAGCCGCCATTCCTCCCGGCTGCGTTCCGTGAGGACCTCGAGCGTGGTGCCGACCAGGATGATCAGGAACAGCACGCGCAGCGGCGTGATGACAAAGATGTTGGTGAGCCGGGCGGCGTCGCTGACCGGGGTGATGTCGCCGTATCCGGTGGTGGAGAGGGTGACGGTGGCGTAGTAGAAGGCGTCGAGCAGGTCGACGGCGCCGTCCGAGTTGTCGCTGTAGCCGTCGCGGTCGGCCCAGACGATGAGGGCGGTGGCGAAGAGCACCAACAGCGCCATCGCCAACCGCTTCCCGGCCCGACGGATCGGGCGCTCCACGACCTTTCTAGGGAGTTGCACCCGGTGGGTCACGAGATGCTCGTCCGCTTGGCGGGCTATCGCGTCATGGCCCGAAAGTTTCACGTGAAACACACCCCGTTCGGATTCATCCGAATCGCTCGCCCTTCGCCCTCATGTGAAGCACACATCGATCCCGGCTGTGGCCCAGGGCACGTCGAGGAGTTCCAGCTCCTGACCCGCCCGCGCGCCGCCCGGCGGTACAACCGCGAGGGCGTCGGACGCCGCGACACCCCGCAGCATCGCCGGACCGTTGTAGTGCAGCGGCACGGCCTCATCGGCACGCAGCACGACGGGGACGAGCCGCGTGTCGTACGGGTGCCCGTGCACGGCGTCCTTGAGAGGCAGCGCGTACGGCTCCGGGGCCGCACGTCTGGCGAGGACGCGTACCAGGGGTTCGGCGAGCGTGAGCAGGCCGGAGACGGCAGCCAGGGGATTGCCGGGCAGGCCGACAAGGTGCTGGTTCTCCTTGGTGCGGGCCAGCAGCATCGGGTGCCCGGGGCGCACCTGAACGCCGTCCACGAGGAGTTCGGCGCCGATGCGGCGCAGGGTGGGGTGGACGTGGTCGACGGGGCCCGCAGCCGTGCCGCCGGTGGTGACGATCAGGTCGGCGTCGGAGCCGCTGATCGCCTTGTGCAGCGCCTTGGCGTCGTCGCCGAGCCTGCGCACGGCGACGACCTCGGCGCCGAGCGCGCGCAGCCATGGCGGCAGCATCGGGCCGAGCGCGTCCCGGATGAGCCCGTCCTGAGGCAGGCCCTCGGTGAGCAACTCGTCGCCGAGTACGAAGACTTCGGCGCGCGGGCGGGGGACGGCGACGAGCGTGTCGTACCCGGCGGCCGCGGCGAGGCCCAGTACGGCGGGGGTGACCAGCGCACCGACCGGCAGCAACTGGTCACCGCCGCGGCACTCCTGGCCACGCGGCCGGATGTCCTGCCCGTGCACGACCTCCCGGGTCGCGTGCAGCCGCCCCTTGTCGTCGGTCCGCCCGTGCTCAGTGCGCAGTACGGCGGTGACGTCCTGCGGGATTCTGGCCCCGGTGGCGATCCGCACCGCCTCGCCGTCGGCGAGCGGGTCCGGCTCCGCATGCCCGGCGAGCACACCGTCCTCGCGTACCTCCCAGGGGCCGGGTCCCGCGACCGCCCAGCCGTCCATCGCGGAGGTGTCGAAGGAGGGGAGGTCCGTGAGCGCGGTGAGGGGGGCGGCGAGGACGAGGCCGAGGGAGGCGTCGAGGGGTACGGAGACGGGGGCCCTGCGCGGTACGGAGCGGGCGGCTCGCTCGGCGACGACGCGGGCCTCGGGCCAGGGGGTGGCCTGGTGATGGGCGTGGGCGGCCCGTCGTCCGTGCTGCTCCCCCTCCGGGGCGGGCGCGGGCACGGAACGGGTCTCGGGGTTCGCTCCGTCTTCCTTCACCAGGGCGAGCACCTCCTCGACGTCGAAGTCCTCGGCATCGTCCCGGGTGGAGCGGGCGGCGGTCATCCGGCGTCCGGCTTCGCGTGGGCGTCCGACTTCGCGTCAGGGGTGTCCTCGTCGGCCCAGCGGAGCGCCAGCGCCGCGGCCTTGCGGGAGGCCTGAGCCACGGCGTCCGGGCCGCCGCCGGCCTGTGCGGCCGCGTACCCCACGAGGAATGTGGTCAGCGGTGCGGCCGGGCGGGCGACCTCGTGCGCGGCGTCGCGGGCCAGGTCGAGCAGGGCGCCGGTGTCGACGTCCAGGTCGATGCCAAGTTCGTTCTTGACTGCGGTAATCCATTCATCCAACACGTGCCCATGCTCCCTGATACGTGCCCGTGCGGCGGCGATGTCGTCCCAGGTGTCGCAGTCGAAAGACGCGACGGAGTCGGAAATGCGGGTGAGGTCGAGCGCTGTGGTGAGCCGTCGCAGCGGCAGCCCCGTGAGCGCGCCGTGCTCGGCGGCGAGCGCGGCCAGCTCCCGGCGCAGGGCTCCCGCGCGGTACGCGGCCACGAGGGGCTGCTCGCGACCGCCGGAGTCGGTCAGCAGCACGCCGTCGGCGGCGGCCGAGTCATCTCCGGGACCGCTCTCCCGCAGGGGTGCCAGCAGGCGCCGTACCGTCCCCTCGTCCAGGAACGGCAGGTCCGCCGAAAGCACGACGACGTACTCCGCGGTGGTGTGCCGCAGCCCGGCGTCGAGCGCCGCGAGCGGGCCCCCGCCCGGCGGATCCTCGCGGGCCCACTCGACGGGGCGTGCGGTCGCCCGTGGCTCGGCCACGACCACCGTGGTAGCGGCATCGGCACACGCGGCCAGCACCCGGTCGAGCAGCGCCCGGCCGCCCACGCGCACGCCGGGCTTGTCCGTGCCGCCGAGCCGCCGCGCGGCGCCGCCCGCGAGCACGACGGCGTCGAACGGGGCATCGGGGCCGGTGCTGCCCGATGGCTCGGGGCCGGTCGACGGCTGAGGCGTGCCCGGTTGCTCGGGCGTACTCGGTGGCTCGTACGTCATTCCCCGAGTATGAGCGCCCGACGGATCATTGCCATCCCGTGCCCGGCATCGGACGGAGACAACCGGACTGGTCAGCCCCGTCCACAGCATGTGTACGGGGACAACCGGACCGGTCGGCCCCGTGCACAGCGTGCGGACGGGACAACCGGACCGGTCGGGCTACAGCGTCCGCAACAGCACCGCCGGGTGTTCCACGCAGTCCGCCACGTAGCGCAGGAAGCCGCCCGCCGTGCCGCCGTCGCACACCCGGTGGTCGAAGGTGAGCGAGAGCTGGACGACCTGCCGCACCGCCAGCTCACCCTCGTGCACCCAGGGCTTGGGGACTATGCGGCCGACACCGAGCATGGCCGCCTCGGGGTGGTTGATGATCGGCGTGGATCCGTCGACGCCGAACACCCCGTAGTTGTTCAACGTGAAGGTGCCGCCCGTGAGTTCCGCAGGGGTCAGCGTCCCGGTGCGCGCCGCCTCCGTCAGCCGGGCGAACTCCGCGCTCAGCCCCTCCGCGTCCCGCGCGTGAGCGTCCCGTACGACGGGGACGACGAGCCCCCGCTCGGTCTGCGCCGCGAAGCCCAGGTGTACGTGGTCGAGCTGGACGACCTCGCGGGCCTCCATGTCGACGGTCGAGTTCAGCTCGGGGAACCGCGCCAGCGCGGCGGTGCAGATCCGGGCCAGCAGAGCGAGCAGCGAGATCTTCGGCCCTCCCGCCGCGTTCATCGCCACGCGCGCGTGCATGAGCTCCGTCGCGTCGGCATCAACCCAGCAGGTCGCGTCGGGTATCTCACGACGGCTGCGGGAGAGCTTGTCGGCGACGGCACCGCGGACGCCCCGGAGCGGAACGCGGAGGCCGTGCGGGGCGGCGCCCCGAGAGATCCCGGGTGCGGCGGAGGGGGCGGCGGACGGTCGCGTCGCGTACGAAGACGCGGCGCCCGGCGCCGCGGGCTGGGGCGAGGGAGCGGAAACCGCCGTGCCCAGCGCGTCCCCGACCGCAGGGGCCGGGAAGGGCTCCACGGAAGCAGGGGTCTGGAAGGGCTCCGCCGAAGCCGGCGTCCGCTGCCGGCCGGCTGCCGCCGCGCGCAACGCGTACTCGACGTCCGCCCGCAGGATCAGCCCGTCGGGCCCCGAGCCCTCCAACTCCCGCAGATCCACGCCGTTCTCCCGGGCGAGACGCCGCACGAGCGGCGAAATGACCGGTACGGGCCCGTCACCGCGCACTGCGGCTCCGCCGTTCACCACCTCGTCGCCACGCCGGCCACTGACCGGTTGGCCCCGGTCAGCGGCGACCGGACGGCCCTCGGTGCCGGACAACGCGGCGGGAGCGTGCCCGCGCCGTCCCCGTTCAGGCCGCCCGGCCGGGGCGCCCGCGCCCGCCGAAGACTCCGGGCCTGCCGAGGTGCCGGGCGCCCGCCGTCCACCAGCGGCGGTCCCGGCCGGTGGCCGTACCCTCCTGCGCCGCGCCGGAGGCGCACCCGTGCCGTACCCCACCAGGACGTTTCCGGACGCCTCGTCGCCCGCGTCGCCCTCGTCGGAGGCCGACTCGCCCACCGCGACCGTCAACAGAGGTGCCCCCACGGGCAGTTCTGCGCCCTCCTCGCCGAAGCGGGCGGTGACCACGCCCCCGTAGGGGCAGGGGACCTCGACCATCGCCTTGGCCGTCTCGACCTCGACGACGGGCTGGTCGACGGCGACGACGTCACCGACCTCCACCAGCCAGCGGACGATCTCCGCCTCGGTGAGCCCCTCCCCGAGGTCGGGGAGCTTGAACTCCAGCACTTGGGCCATCAGCTGTCCGCCTCCCACTGCAGACGCCCCACGGCGTCCAGGATCCGGTCGACGCCGGGCAGATGGTGCCGCTCCAGCATCGGCGGCGGATACGGGATGTCGAACCCGGCCACGCGCAGCACCGGCGCCTCCAGGTAGTGGAAGCAGCGCTCGGTGACGCGGGCCGCGATCTCCCCGCCCGGGCCGCCGAATCCGCCCGACTCATGTACGACGACCGCGCGCCCGGTCCGCCGCACCGAGGCCGACACCGTCTCGTCGTCGAACGGCACGAGCGAGCGCAGATCGACGACTTCGAGGTCCCAGCCCTCGGCCCGCGCCGCCTCGGCGGCTTCGAGGCAGACGGGCACGGACGGCCCGTACGTGATGAGCGTGGCGCTCCGGCCGGAGCGCCGCACCACCGCGCGGCCTATCGGTTCAACGGCCGTCGGCTCGTCCGGGTTCCAGGAATCCTTCGACCAGTACAGCCGCTTGGGCTCCAGGAAGACGACCGGGTCGTCGGAGGCGATGGCGGCGCGCAGCAGTCCGTAGGCGTCGGCGACCGTGGCGGGCGTGACGACATGGAGCCCCGGAGTCGCCATGTAGTACGCCTCGGAGGAGTCGCTGTGGTGCTCGACGCCGCCGATGCCGCCGCCGTACGGGACACGGATCGTGATGGGGAGCGGCATGGCGCCGCGCGTGCGGTTGCGCATCCGCGCGACGTGGCTGATCAGCTGCTCGAAAGCGGGGTACGCGAACGCGTCGAACTGCATCTCCACGACCGGCCTGAGGCCGTACATGGCCATGCCGACCGCCGTCCCGAGGATGCCCGCCTCGGCCAGCGGCGTGTCCGTACAGCGGTCCTCGCCGAACTCCTTGGCGAGCCCGTCCGTGACCCGGAAGACGCCGCCGAGGGTGCCGACGTCCTCGCCCATGACGTGCACGGCGGGGTCGGCGGCCATGGCGTCCCGCAACGCGCGCGTGAGGGCCTGCGCCATGGTGGCAGGCTTGACGGCAACGGTGGTCATCGCCCGGCTCCTTCCCCGAGGTGATGCGGTCCGTCCGCCTCAGCATCCAGCTCGGCTTTCAGCTGGGCTTCCTGCTCCAGCAGTTGCGTGGTGGGCTGGGCATACACATGGGCG
This genomic interval from Streptomyces dengpaensis contains the following:
- a CDS encoding ABC transporter permease, producing MSTATTTETKELAPVSADSLAALLIAGERPPRPSALSASLTFGWRAILKIKHVPEQLFDVTAFPIMMVLMYTYLFGGALAGSPEKYIQFLLPGILVMSVVMITMYTGVSVNTDIEKGVFDRFRTLPIWRPSTMVGYLLGDALRYTIASVVMLTVGMILGYRPDGGFGGVVAGIALLVAFSFAFSWIWTMFGLMLRTEKSVMGVSMMVIFPLTFLSNVFVDPSTMPGWLQAFVNNSPITHLSSAVRGLMAGSWPADEIAWSLGWAGLFVLVFGPITMRLYNRK
- a CDS encoding ATP-binding cassette domain-containing protein gives rise to the protein MSQQTSGLAIETAGLVKTFGDTRAVDGVDLAVPAGTVYGVLGPNGAGKTTTVRMLATLLRPDGGQAHVFGHDVVREADEVRYRVSLTGQYASVDEDLTGFENLVLLGRLLGHHKKAARERAAQLLEAFGLTDAADKQVKNYSGGMRRRIDISASILNTPQLLFLDEPTTGLDPRSRNQVWDIVRAVVAQGTTVLLTTQYLDEADQLASRIAVIDKGKVIAEGTKGELKASVGAGSVHLRLRDPAQRPQAEEVLRLALDADVQLEPDPVALTARVGAGTVNGQGAAEKAARALAELARGGITVDNFSLGQPSLDEVFLALTGHDTGVHDDPKADGLKAHDDAKDGAAA
- a CDS encoding molybdopterin molybdotransferase MoeA translates to MTAARSTRDDAEDFDVEEVLALVKEDGANPETRSVPAPAPEGEQHGRRAAHAHHQATPWPEARVVAERAARSVPRRAPVSVPLDASLGLVLAAPLTALTDLPSFDTSAMDGWAVAGPGPWEVREDGVLAGHAEPDPLADGEAVRIATGARIPQDVTAVLRTEHGRTDDKGRLHATREVVHGQDIRPRGQECRGGDQLLPVGALVTPAVLGLAAAAGYDTLVAVPRPRAEVFVLGDELLTEGLPQDGLIRDALGPMLPPWLRALGAEVVAVRRLGDDAKALHKAISGSDADLIVTTGGTAAGPVDHVHPTLRRIGAELLVDGVQVRPGHPMLLARTKENQHLVGLPGNPLAAVSGLLTLAEPLVRVLARRAAPEPYALPLKDAVHGHPYDTRLVPVVLRADEAVPLHYNGPAMLRGVAASDALAVVPPGGARAGQELELLDVPWATAGIDVCFT
- a CDS encoding potassium channel family protein → MKLSGHDAIARQADEHLVTHRVQLPRKVVERPIRRAGKRLAMALLVLFATALIVWADRDGYSDNSDGAVDLLDAFYYATVTLSTTGYGDITPVSDAARLTNIFVITPLRVLFLIILVGTTLEVLTERSREEWRLNRWRAALRDHTVVVGFGTKGRSAIETVCGAGLKKDQVVIVDPSSKVVDAATAEGYAGVVGDGTRSDVLVRAEVGRARQIIIATQRDDTAVLVTLTARQLNRAAKIVAAVREEENAPLLQQSGADAVITSSSAAGRLLGLSVLSPAAGMVMENLIQQGSGLDIAERPVIKAEVGKTPRETDDLVISVVRGHRVLGYDDPAVGTLELTDRLITIVRATPSAHVAPDVRPLRQD
- a CDS encoding dihydrolipoamide acetyltransferase family protein — protein: MAQVLEFKLPDLGEGLTEAEIVRWLVEVGDVVAVDQPVVEVETAKAMVEVPCPYGGVVTARFGEEGAELPVGAPLLTVAVGESASDEGDAGDEASGNVLVGYGTGAPPARRRRVRPPAGTAAGGRRAPGTSAGPESSAGAGAPAGRPERGRRGHAPAALSGTEGRPVAADRGQPVSGRRGDEVVNGGAAVRGDGPVPVISPLVRRLARENGVDLRELEGSGPDGLILRADVEYALRAAAAGRQRTPASAEPFQTPASVEPFPAPAVGDALGTAVSAPSPQPAAPGAASSYATRPSAAPSAAPGISRGAAPHGLRVPLRGVRGAVADKLSRSRREIPDATCWVDADATELMHARVAMNAAGGPKISLLALLARICTAALARFPELNSTVDMEAREVVQLDHVHLGFAAQTERGLVVPVVRDAHARDAEGLSAEFARLTEAARTGTLTPAELTGGTFTLNNYGVFGVDGSTPIINHPEAAMLGVGRIVPKPWVHEGELAVRQVVQLSLTFDHRVCDGGTAGGFLRYVADCVEHPAVLLRTL
- a CDS encoding NAD(P)H-quinone oxidoreductase translates to MHAITIPEPGGPEALVWSEVPDPVPAEGEVLVEVVASAVNRADLLQRQGFYNPPPGASPYPGLECSGRIVALGPGVSGWAVGDEVCALLAGGGYAEKVAVPAGQLLPVPAGLDLRQAAALPEVTCTVWSNVFMVSHLRPGETLLVHGGSSGIGTMAIQLAKAVGAKVAVTAGTKEKLDFCAELGADILINYREQDFVEEIKRATDGHGADVILDNMGAKYLDRNVQALAVNGRLAIIGMQGGIKGELNIAALLNKRAAISATSLRARPLGEKAAIVAAVREHVWPLIDSGHVRPVVDRELPMSDAAAAHQVLEESGHIGKVLLVTP
- a CDS encoding bacterial proteasome activator family protein, which produces MEMPRNERSPENPQILVVGQDGMALGGTGDEDSREVPVTEMVEQPAKVMRIGSMIKQLLEEVRAAPLDEASRVRLKEIHASSVKELEDGLAPELVEELERLSLPFTDEATPSDAELRIAQAQLVGWLEGLFHGIQTTLFAQQMAARAQLEQMRRALPPGVGGIDGDEDHRTAGRSGGPYL
- a CDS encoding alpha-ketoacid dehydrogenase subunit beta; translated protein: MTTVAVKPATMAQALTRALRDAMAADPAVHVMGEDVGTLGGVFRVTDGLAKEFGEDRCTDTPLAEAGILGTAVGMAMYGLRPVVEMQFDAFAYPAFEQLISHVARMRNRTRGAMPLPITIRVPYGGGIGGVEHHSDSSEAYYMATPGLHVVTPATVADAYGLLRAAIASDDPVVFLEPKRLYWSKDSWNPDEPTAVEPIGRAVVRRSGRSATLITYGPSVPVCLEAAEAARAEGWDLEVVDLRSLVPFDDETVSASVRRTGRAVVVHESGGFGGPGGEIAARVTERCFHYLEAPVLRVAGFDIPYPPPMLERHHLPGVDRILDAVGRLQWEADS
- a CDS encoding NTP transferase domain-containing protein, translated to MTYEPPSTPEQPGTPQPSTGPEPSGSTGPDAPFDAVVLAGGAARRLGGTDKPGVRVGGRALLDRVLAACADAATTVVVAEPRATARPVEWAREDPPGGGPLAALDAGLRHTTAEYVVVLSADLPFLDEGTVRRLLAPLRESGPGDDSAAADGVLLTDSGGREQPLVAAYRAGALRRELAALAAEHGALTGLPLRRLTTALDLTRISDSVASFDCDTWDDIAAARARIREHGHVLDEWITAVKNELGIDLDVDTGALLDLARDAAHEVARPAAPLTTFLVGYAAAQAGGGPDAVAQASRKAAALALRWADEDTPDAKSDAHAKPDAG